In the Helianthus annuus cultivar XRQ/B chromosome 11, HanXRQr2.0-SUNRISE, whole genome shotgun sequence genome, one interval contains:
- the LOC110889119 gene encoding acetyl-CoA carboxylase 1, translating into MLEAQRMPLNGSLNYGNNGNINGTISLRSSASRSAIDEFCYALGGNKPIHSILIANNGMAAVKFIRSVRTWSYETFGSDKAILLVAMATPEDMRINAEHIRIADQFVEVPGGTNNNNYANVQLIVETAEITHVDAVWPGWGHASEIPELPDALVAKGIIFLGPPASSMAALGDKIGSSLIAQAADVPTLPWSGSHVKIVAESCLVTIPDDVYRKACVYTTEEAIASCQVVGYPAMIKASWGGGGKGIRKVHNDEEVKALFKQVQGEVPGSPIFIMKVASQSRHLEVQLLCDQHGNVAALHSRDCSVQRRHQKIIEEGPITVAPPDTIKKLEQAARRLAKSVNYVGAATVEYLYSMETGDYYFLELNPRLQVEHPVTEWIAEVNIPAAQVAVGMGIPLWQIPEIRRFYGMENSGGYDAWRRTSVLATPFDFDQAESVRPKGHCVAVRVTSEDPDDGFKPTSGKVQELSFKSKPNVWAYFSVKSGGGIHEFSDSQFGHVFAFGESRALAIANMVLGLKEIQIRGEIRTNVDYTIDLLHAPDYAENKIHTGWLDSRIAMRVRAERPPWYLSVVGGALYKAAARSAFMVSDYVGYLEKGQIPPKHISLVNSQVSLNIEGSKYTIDMVKKGPGSYRLKMNKSEIEAEIHTLRDGGLLMQLDGNSHIIYAEEEAAGTRLLIDGRTCLLQNDHDPSKLMAETPCKLLRYLVADGSHVDADTPYVEVEVMKMCMPLLSPSSGVIQFKMSEGQAMQAGELIARLDLDDPSAVRKAEPFTGSFPVLGPPTAISDKVHQKCAATLSAARMILAGYDDNIDDVVQNLLLCLDSPDLPFLQWQECFAVLANRLNKDLRNKLESKFKEYEGISTQQTIDFPAKVLRNILETHLGSCSEKEKVAQERLVEPLMSLVKSYEGGRESHARGIVHALFEEYLCVEELFSDNIQADVIERLRLQYKKDLLRIVDIVLSHQGVRSKNKLILRLMEHLVYPNPAPYREKLIRFSALNHTSYSELALKASQLLEQTKLSELRSSIARSLSELEMFTEEGENIDTPKRKSAINERMEDIVSAPLAVEDALVGLFDHSDHTLQRRVVETYVRRLYQPYLLKGSVRMQWHRSGLIASWQFVEGHIGELNASGYEMTETPLVDKKWGAMVIIKSLQFLPDVISAALKETTHSSHSSGHSGSAGPTDHGNMMHIALAGINNQMSLLQDSGDEDQAQERVNRLAKILKDKELSSSLKNAGYEVISCIIQRDEGRGPMRHSFHWSESNRYYIEEPLLRHVEPPLSIYLELDKLKGYENLKYTPSRDKQWHMYTVEAKPLPVQRMFLRTLVRQPTKEWFSPSGYHGSEVVGPRSQLTLSYTSRSILRSLVTAMEELELHVHNATVKSDHAHMYLYVLKEQQIDDLVPFSKRVDVDSGTEEGAVETLLVKLAREIHTMVGIKMHRLGVFEWEVKLCMASSGQANGAWRVVVTNVTGHTCIVHVYREIEDNVEHKVVYHATSTSGPLHGLPVNAPFQPLKLLDQKRLLARKSNTTYCYDFMLAFEAALENIWSSKLPGDNRPGGKLVNVTELVFADPRGSWGTQLVEMNREPGQNNVGMVAWTMDLRTPEFPHGRKILVVANDVTFKNGSFGPIEDAFFEAVTELACTKKLPLIYLAANSGARIGAAEEVRSCFRIGWSDESNPDSGFQYLYLTPEDYNRIKSSVIAHEICLESGETRWVIDTIVGKEDGLGVENLSGSGAIAGAFSKAYKETFTLTYVTGRTVGIGAYLARLGMRCIQRVDQPIILTGFSALNKLLGREVYSSQMQLGGPKIMGTNGVVHLTVSDDLEGVLAILNWLSFVPPYVGGPLPVLAPVDPVDRPVNYQPENSCDPRAAICGTVDGKGTWLGGIFDRDSFVETLEGWARTVVTGRAKLGGIPVGVIAVETQTVMQIIPADPGQLDSHERVVPQAGQVWFPDSASKTAQALMDFNREELPLFIMANWRGFSAGQRDLFEGILQAGSTIVENLRTYKQPVFVYIPKTGELRGGAWVVVDSRINSDHIEMYAETTARGNVLEPEGMIEIKFRNKDLLECMNRLDPQIRNLKQKLQEAKYDQTITDQIKAREKQLLPIYTQIATKFAELHDTAFRMAEKGVVKKVVDWNISRVFFYKRLRRRLAEASLICTTRDAAGDKLSYKAAYDMIKKWFLDTKTEQLWLDDEAFFTWKDDPSNYADNLAELRTQKVSNQLLKIGGSPSDLEALPQGLAALLQEVDPTTKSKLVEELRRVIETSLAK; encoded by the exons ATGTTAGAAGCTCAAAGGATGCCACTAAATGGAAGTTTAAActatggtaacaatgggaacataAATGGGACGATTTCACTGAGGTCTTCTGCAAGTAGATCCGCCATCGATGAATTTTGTTATGCTCTCGGGGGAAACAAGCCGATCCATAGCATCTTAATTGCGAATAATGGAATGGCGGCCGTAAAGTTTATAAGAAGTGTGAGAACATGGAGTTATGAAACATTTGGTTCGGATAAAGCGATTTTGTTGGTAGCCATGGCCACACCGGAGGATATGCGGATAAATGCAGAGCATATTAGAATTGCGGATCAATTTGTAGAAGTCCCCGGTggtacaaataataataattatgcaAATGTGCAACTCATTGTAGAG ACTGCCGAGATAACACATGTTGATGCCGTTTGGCCTGGTTGGGGTCATGCATCCGAAATCCCGGAACTACCCGATGCATTGGTGGCTAAAGGAATTATATTTCTTGGGCCACCTGCTTCATCCATGGCGGCTTTAGGAGATAAAATCGGTTCTTCGTTGATTGCACAAGCAGCTGACGTGCCGACACTTCCATGGAGTGGTTCTCAT GTGAAAATAGTGGCGGAAAGCTGTTTGGTGACAATTCCCGACGATGTATATAGAAAAGCTTGTGTGTATACAACCGAAGAAGCAATTGCCAGTTGTCAAGTTGTCGGTTATCCGGCCATGATTAAGGCATCATGGGGTGGAGGTGGCAAAGGCATTAGAAAG gTGCATAATGATGAAGAAGTCAAGGCACTTTTCAAGCAAGTTCAAGGTGAAGTGCCCGGTTCCCCTATATTCATTATGAAAGTTGCTTCTCAG aGCCGACATCTCGAAGTTCAGCTACTATGTGATCAGCATGGCAATGTAGCGGCTTTACACAGTCGTGATTGCAGTGTTCAAAGACGACACCAAAAG aTTATTGAGGAGGGGCCGATAACCGTAGCTCCACCGGACACAATAAAGAAGCTTGAGCAAGCGGCAAGAAGATTAGCAAAATCGGTTAATTATGTTGGAGCTGCAACTGTAGAATATTTGTACAGTATGGAAACTGGGGATTATTATTTTTTGGAGCTTAACCCCCGTTTACAG GTTGAGCATCCTGTCACAGAGTGGATAGCGGAAGTTAATATACCGGCAGCACAAGTTGCAGTTGGAATGGGAATTCCTCTTTGGCAAATTCCTG AAATAAGACGATTTTATGGGATGGAAAATAGTGGAGGGTATGATGCTTGGAGAAGAACATCGGTTCTTGCAACTCCGTTTGACTTTGACCAAGCGGAGTCCGTTAGGCCAAAGGGTCATTGTGTTGCTGTACGTGTAACAAGTGAGGATCCAGATGATGGTTTTAAGCCCACTAGCGGGAAAGTTCag GAGCTTAGTTTTAAAAGCAAGCCAAACGTGTGGGCATACTTTTCGGTCAAG TCCGGAGGAGGCATTCACGAATTCTCAGATTCTCAATTTG GTCATGTTTTTGCATTTGGAGAGTCAAGAGCACTAGCCATCGCAAATATGGTTCTTGGGCTGAAAGAAATCCAAATTCGCGGTGAAATCCGTACTAATGTTGATTATACAATCGATTTATTACAT GCTCCGGATTATGCCGAAAATAAAATTCATACGGGTTGGTTAGATAGCCGAATCGCTATGCGGGTTAGAGCAGAAAGGCCCCCATGGTACCTCTCGGTAGTTGGGGGAGCTCTTTAT AAAGCGGCTGCTAGAAGTGCTTTCATGGTTTCTGACTATGTTGGTTATCTTGAAAAGGGTCAAATCCCTCCTAAG cATATATCGTTGGTCAACTCTCAAGTTTCTTTGAATATTGAGGGTAGTAAATACACG ATTGATATGGTAAAAAAAGGACCAGGAAGTTATAGATTAAAAATGAATAAATCGGAGATTGAAGCAGAAATACACACTCTACGTGACGGGGGCTTATTAATGCAG TTGGATGGAAATAGCCATATTATATACGCAGAGGAAGAAGCTGCCGGTACTCGACTCCTAATCGATGGACGAACTTGCTTGCTTCAG AATGATCATGATCCTTCCAAATTGATGGCGGAAACGCCATGCAAGCTTCTAAGATACTTGGTGGCAGATGGTAGCCATGTTGACGCCGACACACCTTACGTTGAGGTTGAAGTTATGAAAATGTGTATGCCGCTTCTTTCACCGTCTTCTGGCGTTATACAATTTAAAATGTCTGAAGGTCAAGCCATGCAG GCTGGCGAGCTTATAGCAAGACTTGATCTTGATGACCCGTCAGCTGTAAGAAAAGCAGAGCCCTTTACCGGAAGCTTTCCTGTTCTGGGCCCACCGACTGCCATATCAGACAAAGTTCATCAGAAATGTGCTGCAACTCTAAGTGCCGCTCGGATGATTCTTGCTGGCTATGATGACAACATTGATGAT GTTGTACAAAACTTGCTCCTTTGTCTAGATAGTCCGGATCTTCCGTTCCTACAATGGCAAGAATGCTTTGCAGTGTTAGCAAATCGACTTAATAAAGATCTAAGAAACAAG CTGGAATCAAAGTTTAAGGAGTACGAAGGCATTTCCACACAACAAACAATTGACTTCCCGGCCAAAGTTTTACGGAACATTCTAGAA ACCCACCTCGGATCTTGCTCGGAAAAGGAGAAGGTAGCCCAAGAAAGACTCGTTGAACCGTTAATGAGTCTTGTTAAGTCATATGAAGGTGGTAGAGAGAGTCATGCACGCGGGATTGTTCACGCTCTTTTTGAAGAGTATTTGTGTGTTGAAGAATTATTTAGTGACAATATTCAG GCTGATGTAATCGAACGTCTTCGACTCCAATACAAGAAAGATCTCTTGAGGATTGTTGACATCGTGCTTTCCCATCAG GGAGTTAGAAGTAAAAACAAGCTGATACTACGACTGATGGAGCATTTGGTTTACCCTAATCCAGCTCCTTATAGAGAGAAACTCATTCGGTTTTCCGCACTCAACCACACAAGTTATTCCGAG TTAGCGTTGAAGGCAAGTCAACTGTTGGAACAAACTAAATTAAGCGAACTTCGTTCAAGTATCGCAAGAAGTCTTTCTGAGTTAGAGATGTTTACTGAAGAAGGTGAAAATATCGATACCCCTAAACGGAAAAGCGCAATCAACGAAAGAATGGAGGATATTGTGAGTGCTCCTTTGGCGGTTGAAGATGCCCTTGTTGGTCTTTTTGACCATAGTGATCACACCCTTCAAAGGCGCGTTGTTGAGACCTATGTTAGAAGATTATATCAG CCATATCTCTTGAAGGGGAGTGTTAGAATGCAATGGCACAGATCTGGACTTATTGCATCGTGGCAATTCGTGGAAGGGCATATCGGTGAATTGAATGCTTCTGGTTATGAAATGACCGAAACGCCCTTGGTTGACAAGAAATGGGGAGCTATGGTTATAATAAAATCTCTTCAATTTTTACCCGATGTGATCAGCGCAGCTCTTAAAGAAACGACTCATAGTTCTCATAGTTCGGGTCATAGTGGGTCAGCGGGTCCTACTGACCACGGTAACATGATGCACATTGCATTGGCCGGCATCAACAACCAAATGAGTTTGCTTCAAGACAG TGGTGATGAGGATCAGGCTCAAGAAAGAGTGAACCGGTTGGCAAAAATACTGAAGGATAAAGAATTAAGCTCGAGTTTAAAAAACGCAGGGTATGAAGTTATAAGTTGTATAATACAAAGAGACGAAGGTAGGGGCCCGATGAGACACTCGTTTCATTGGTCAGAAAGTAATCGTTATTATATCGAAGAGCCATTATTGCGCCACGTGGAACCTCCACTATCTATTTACCTTGAACTG GATAAACTGAAGGGCTATGAGAATTTAAAGTACACTCCGTCGCGTGACAAACAATGGCACATGTATACGGTTGAAGCGAAACCACTTCCGGTTCAAAGAATGTTTCTTAGAACACTTGTAAGACAACCAACGAAAGAATGGTTTTCGCCCTCGGGATACCACGGTTCAGAAGTTGTGGGCCCACGGTCTCAGTTGACTTTATCTTATACATCAAGGAGTATTTTGAGATCTTTAGTGACCGCCATGGAAGAACTCGAACTTCATGTTCATAATGCGACTGTCAAATCCGATCATGCTCATATGTATCTCTATGTCTTAAAGGAGCAGCAAATAGACGATCTCGTTCCGTTCTCCAA GAGAGTGGATGTAGATTCTGGGACCGAAGAGGGTGCGGTTGAGACACTTTTGGTGAAGTTGGCCCGTGAAATCCACACCATGGTTGGTATAAAAATGCACCGGTTAGGTGTTTTTGAGTGGGAGGTTAAGCTTTGCATGGCGTCTTCTGGTCAAGCCAATGGTGCGTGGAGGGTAGTGGTTACTAATGTGACGGGTCATACGTGTATTGTCCAT GTTTATCGGGAAATCGAGGATAATGTTGAACACAAGGTGGTTTATCATGCTACATCGACATCGGGCCCGTTACATGGTCTTCCTGTGAACGCACCATTTCAGCCTTTGAAATTACTCGATCAGAAACGTCTTTTGGCCCGGAAAAGCAATACTACTTACTGCTATGACTTCATGCTG GCGTTTGAAGCAGCCCTTGAGAATATCTGGTCATCGAAACTTCCCGGTGATAATAGGCCCGGTGGTAAACTTGTAAATGTGACAGAGCTCGTGTTTGCTGACCCGAGAGGCTCATGGGGTACACAGCTTGTGGAAATGAACCGCGAGCCGGGCCAGAACAATGTGGGCATGGTGGCATGGACCATGGACCTCCGCACACCCGAGTTTCCTCATGGAAGGAAAATTTTGGTAGTTGCAAACGATGTCACGTTTAAAAACGGGTCTTTCGGACCGATTGAGGATGCGTTTTTCGAGGCGGTCACCGAACTTGCGTGTACGAAGAAACTGCCGCTCATCTACCTGGCAGCGAACTCGGGGGCCCGAATCGGGGCCGCTGAGGAGGTTAGATCTTGCTTTAGAATTGGGTGGTCCGATGAATCTAACCCTGATTCTGGGTTCCAGTATCTGTACCTAACTCCCGAAGATTACAACCGAATCAAATCGTCGGTAATTGCACATGAAATTTGTCTCGAGAGTGGTGAAACGAGATGGGTTATTGATACAATTGTGGGAAAAGAAGATGGATTAGGGGTTGAAAATTTAAGCGGTAGCGGGGCCATTGCTGGTGCGTTTTCGAAAGCATATAAAGAAACTTTTACATTAACGTATGTAACGGGAAGAACCGTTGGGATAGGAGCTTATTTGGCCCGTTTGGGAATGCGGTGCATACAACGCGTTGACCAACCAATAATCTTGACCGGGTTTTCGGCTCTAAACAAGCTTTTGGGCCGAGAGGTTTACAGCTCGCAAATGCAACTCGGTGGGCCGAAGATCATGGGGACAAACGGTGTTGTCCATTTAACGGTTTCTGACGATCTGGAAGGCGTTTTGGCAATCTTGAACTGGTTAAGCTTTGTTCCACCGTATGTCGGTGGCCCGCTTCCAGTTTTGGCGCCGGTGGACCCGGTAGACCGGCCTGTAAACTACCAGCCCGAAAACTCATGTGATCCTCGTGCGGCTATTTGCGGGACAGTGGACGGGAAGGGGACATGGTTAGGAGGGATTTTCGATAGAGACAGTTTTGTGGAGACGTTAGAGGGTTGGGCGAGGACGGTTGTAACGGGCCGGGCCAAGCTCGGTGGGATCCCAGTTGGGGTTATCGCTGTCGAGACGCAAACGGTGATGCAAATCATACCCGCGGATCCTGGGCAGCTCGATTCACACGAACGTGTGGTCCCGCAAGCTGGACAGGTGTGGTTCCCGGATTCCGCTAGTAAAACCGCACAAGCGTTAATGGATTTTAACCGAGAAGAGCTCCCGCTATTCATCATGGCCAACTGGCGAGGGTTTTCTGCCGGTCAACGGGATCTTTTTGAAGGCATTTTACAAGCGGGATCGACAATTGTTGAGAATCTTAGAACGTATAAACAGCCGGTTTTTGTTTACATCCCGAAAACCGGCGAGCTTCGTGGCGGTGCATGGGTGGTAGTTGACAGCCGAATCAACTCAGACCATATCGAAATGTACGCGGAAACAACCGCGAGAGGGAACGTTCTTGAACCCGAAGGTATGATTGAAATCAAATTCCGAAACAAAGATTTGTTAGAATGTATGAACCGACTGGACCCGCAAATTCGAAACCTCAAACAAAAACTACAAGAAGCGAAATACGATCAAACGATCACCGACCAGATAAAAGCTCGTGAGAAGCAGCTTTTACCGATTTACACTCAGATCGCCACCAAGTTTGCCGAGCTTCACGACACAGCTTTCCGAATGGCTGAAAAAGGCGTGGTGAAAAAGGTGGTTGACTGGAACATTTCTCGGGTTTTCTTCTACAAAAGGCTCCGCCGTCGGCTCGCCGAGGCTTCGTTAATCTGTACCACACGTGATGCCGCTGGTGACAAGCTTTCCTACAAGGCTGCTTACGATATGATCAAGAAATGGTTTTTGGACACGAAAACGGAACAACTTTGGCTTGATGACGAGGCGTTTTTCACATGGAAAGATGACCCGTCGAATTACGCAGACAATTTAGCCGAGCTGCGTACACAGAAGGTTTCGAATCAGTTATTAAAGATCGGTGGTTCACCATCCGATCTGGAAGCTTTACCGCAAGGGCTCGCTGCACTTTTGCAAGAG GTGGATCCGACGACCAAAAGTAAATTAGTTGAAGAACTGCGGCGGGTTATTGAGACTTCGCTGGCGAAATGA